A portion of the Candidatus Glassbacteria bacterium genome contains these proteins:
- a CDS encoding DegT/DnrJ/EryC1/StrS family aminotransferase, whose protein sequence is MKIPFMNLSRQNQRLKQEYLSAFERIIASSGFILGREVAEFEQAFASYQGVNHCLGTSNGTTALHLALHACGIGPGDEVITVPNTFAATAEAIIHCGAKPVFVDVDPDSYLMEPSLLERAVTSKTRAVVPVHLHGAMAPLEDIQRIAESNDLLVIEDAAQAHGAELNGKRAGSFGQAAAFSFYPGKNLGALGDAGCVVTNDKGLHEKMAMLRNHGTSKKYSHELVGFNYRMDAFTGAVLGAKLPHLEKWTETRRKRAALYRELLEGSGLKLPAEQPGSRHVFYVFVVESPARDELIDFLAGQGIQAIIHYPVPLHLQKAFSALGYSRGDFPVAEQSADRMVSLPLCAEITEEEVAETCRAVKEFIST, encoded by the coding sequence ATGAAAATCCCATTCATGAATCTCTCCCGCCAGAATCAAAGACTGAAACAGGAATACCTGTCAGCTTTTGAGCGGATTATCGCAAGCAGCGGGTTTATTCTCGGCAGGGAGGTGGCCGAGTTCGAGCAGGCGTTCGCCTCTTACCAGGGAGTCAATCACTGTCTGGGCACCTCGAACGGGACAACCGCTCTGCACCTGGCTTTGCATGCCTGCGGTATCGGGCCGGGCGATGAAGTGATCACGGTGCCTAACACGTTCGCGGCCACCGCGGAGGCAATCATCCACTGCGGCGCGAAACCGGTGTTCGTGGACGTGGATCCGGATTCGTATCTCATGGAACCGTCCCTGCTGGAGCGCGCGGTAACCTCGAAAACCAGAGCCGTGGTCCCGGTTCATCTCCACGGCGCGATGGCTCCGCTGGAAGACATTCAGCGGATTGCGGAGTCAAATGATTTACTCGTAATCGAAGACGCGGCCCAGGCCCATGGGGCGGAACTTAATGGAAAGCGGGCGGGTTCGTTCGGGCAGGCGGCTGCGTTCAGTTTTTATCCCGGTAAAAATCTGGGAGCGTTGGGCGACGCCGGCTGCGTGGTGACAAATGACAAGGGTCTCCATGAAAAAATGGCGATGTTGCGCAACCACGGAACCAGCAAAAAATACAGCCATGAGCTTGTGGGATTCAATTACAGGATGGATGCTTTCACGGGCGCGGTCCTGGGGGCCAAGCTGCCTCATCTGGAAAAATGGACTGAAACCCGCCGCAAAAGGGCCGCTCTGTACCGGGAATTGCTTGAAGGGAGTGGATTAAAGCTGCCGGCCGAACAGCCGGGTTCGAGGCATGTCTTTTACGTGTTCGTTGTCGAGTCCCCTGCCCGCGATGAGTTGATAGATTTTCTCGCCGGACAGGGAATCCAGGCGATTATCCATTACCCGGTCCCGCTGCATCTGCAGAAAGCTTTCTCGGCCCTAGGGTACTCCCGGGGGGATTTCCCCGTGGCTGAGCAGTCGGCGGACCGGATGGTTTCATTGCCCTTGTGCGCCGAAATAACCGAAGAGGAAGTGGCGGAAACTTGCCGTGCTGTCAAGGAATTCATCTCAACCTAA